The following proteins are encoded in a genomic region of Mesoplodon densirostris isolate mMesDen1 chromosome 12, mMesDen1 primary haplotype, whole genome shotgun sequence:
- the LOC132500150 gene encoding LOW QUALITY PROTEIN: E3 ubiquitin-protein ligase RNF8-like (The sequence of the model RefSeq protein was modified relative to this genomic sequence to represent the inferred CDS: inserted 1 base in 1 codon): MGDPGSLVTESRTGDRSWCLRCVGMNAEWLLLEDGNEVTVGRGXGVTYQLVSKICPLMISRNHCILKQNAEGQWTVMDNKSLNGVWLNRERLEPLKVYSIHNGDHIQLGVPLENKENAEYEYEVTEEDWERIYPCLSPKSDQMMEKNKGLRTKRKFSLNELEGSGAEGPSNLKSKISKVSCEPGQPVKSHGKGEVASQPSEYLDPKLTSRQLSGKTTGARVDSGPAEVVELHYKKQKASNPSASHSSLELFKVTMSRILKLKTQLQEKQVAVLNVKKQTQKGNSKKIVKMEQELQDLQSQLCAEQAQQQARAEQLEKTFQEEQQHLQGLEKEQGEEDLKQQLAQALQEHQALMEELNRSKKDFEAIIQAKNKELEQTKEEKEEVQAQKEEVLSHVNDVLENELQCIICSEYFTEAVTLNCANSFCSYRISEWMKRKTECPSCRKDIKSKTHSLVLDNCLHKMVDNLSSEVKERRIVLIRERKAKRLF; encoded by the exons ATGGGGGATCCTGGCTCCCTGGTCACGGAAAGCCGCACTGGTGACCGGAGCTGGTGCTTGCGGTGCGTGGGGATGAACGCCGAGTGGCTGCTGCTGGAGGATGGAAACGAGGTGACTGTAGGGCGAG TTGGTGTCACATACCAGTTGGTATCAAAAATCTGCCCTCTGATGATTTCCCGAAACCACTGTATTTTGAAGCAGAATGCCGAGGGCCAATGGACAGTTATGGACAACAAGAGTCTGAATGGTGTTTGGCTGAACAGAGAACGTCTAGAACCTTTAAAGGTCTATTCTATCCATAATGGAGATCACATCCAGCTTGGGGTGCCTCTGGAAAATAAGGAGAATGCAGAGTATGAATATGAAGTTACTGAAGAAGACTGGGAGAGGATTTATCCTTGTCTTTCCCCAAAAAGTGACCAGatgatggaaaaaaataagggCTTGAGAACTAAAAGGAAATTTAGTTTGAATGAATTAGAGGGTTCTGGAGCTGAAGGCCCCTCAAATTTGAAATCCAAAATAAGTAAAGTGTCTTGTGAACCTGGTCAGCCAGTGAAGTCACATGGGAAGGGTGAAGTGGCTAGTCAACCCTCTGAATATTTGGATCCTAAGTTGACTTCTCGTCAGCTAAGTGGGAAGACCACAGGGGCTCGTGTTGACTCAGGCCCCGCAGAAGTTGTAGAGCTTCATTATAAGAAGCAGAAAGCCTCAAATCCTTCAGCATCTCACAGCAGCTTAGAGCTGTTTAAGGTAACGATGTCCAGGATTCTAAAGCTGAAAACACAGTTGCAGGAAAAGCAGGTAGCTGTTCTGAATGTGAAAAAGCAGACCCAAAAAGGGAACTCaaagaaaattgtgaaaatgGAGCAGGAACTGCAGGATTTACAGTCCCAGCTGTGTGCAGAGCAGGCCCAACAGCAAGCCAGAGCGGAGCAGCTGGAGAAGACTTTCCAGGAAGAGCAGCAGCATCTCCAGGGTTTGGAGAAAGAGCAAGGAGAAGAGGACCTGAAGCAACAGCTGGCCCAGGCTCTGCAGGAGCATCAGGCTCTGATGGAAGAGCTAAATCGCAGCAAGAAGGACTTTGAAGCCATCATTCAAGCCAAGAACAAAGAATTGGAGCAGaccaaggaagagaaggaggaggtgcAAGCACAGAAGGAGGAAGTTCTTAGCCATGTGAATGACGTGCTAGAGAATGAGCTCCAGTGTATTATTTGTTCAGAATACTTCACTGAGGCTGTCACCTTGAACTGTGCCAATAGTTTCTGCTCCTACCGTATCAGTGAGTGGATGAAGCGGAAGACAGAATGCCCCAGTTGTCGGAAGGACATCAAGTCGAAAACCCACTCCCTGGTTCTAGACAATTGCCTTCATAAGATGGTAGATAATCTGAGCTCGGAAGTGAAAGAACGACGAATTGTCCTCATCAGGGAACGAAAAGCAAAGAGACTGTTCTGA